From the Burkholderia ubonensis subsp. mesacidophila genome, the window CTGTTCGCGAGCGACATCGTCGTGATCGATCGCGCGACCGGGCAGAAGATTCCGGCGCGCGTCGAGGTCAACAAGCCGTTCACCTACAAGGGCGTGTCGATCTACCAGTCGAGCTTCCAGGACGGCGGCTCGCAGATGCAGATGACCGCGTACCCGATGACGGGCGCCGCGGCGAAGACGTTCCCGGTGCAGGGCACGATCGGCAGCTCGGCGCCGCTGCAGATGCCGGGCGCCGACGGCGAGACGATCGAATTCTCCGATTTCCGCGCGATCAACGTCGAGAACATGGCCGACGCGAACGGCAAGCCGGACGTGCGCGGCGTCGCGAAGACCACGACGCTCAAGGAAGCGTTCGACGAGCGGCTCGGTTCGGGCGCGAAGTCGTCGAAGCCGATGCAACTGCACAACATCGGCCCGTCGGTGCAGTACAAAGTCCGCGGCAAGGACGGCCAGGCGCGCGAGTTCAACAACTACATGCTGCCGGTCGACATGGGCGGCGAGCGCGTGTTCCTCGCCGGCGTGCGCGCGAGCCCGAACGATCCGTTCCGCTACATGCGGATTCCGGCGGACGGCCAGGATTCGATCGGCGAATGGATGCGCCTGCGCGCGGCGCTCGAAGACCCGGCGGTCCGCACGGAGGCCGCCGCGCGCTTCGCGCAGCGTTCGCTGCCGGACAGCGAAGCGGCGCTGCGCGGCCGACTGCAGGACAGCGCGTCGAAGGTGCTGACCCTGTTTGCGGCCAGCGACGACAGCGCCGGGCGCGGGATCGACGGCCAGCCGCTGGGCGGGTTCCAGGCGGTCGCGACGTTCATCGACCGGTCGGTGCCGAAGGCCGAGCAGGAGAAGGCGGCCGGCCTGCTGCTGCGGATGCTCGAAGGCGCGATGTGGGAGGTCTGGCAGATCGCGCGCGAGCGCGCCGGCGAGCGGCCCGCGCAGCAGGGCGCGGAGTCGATCCGGTTCGTGCAGAACGCGATCAACGCGCTGTCCGACAGTTTCCTGTACGGCGCGCCGGTCTACCTGCAACTCGATTCGTTCAAGCAGGTGCAAGCTTCGGTATTTCAGCTGACGCGCGCGCCCGGCAAGAATCTGGTGTATCTTGGCAGCCTGCTGCTCGTCGCCGGCATCTTCTCGATGTTCTACGTGCGCGAGCGGCGCCTCTGGTTCTGGCTCAAGGACGCCGGCTCCGGCGTCGATGTGGTGATGGCGATGTCCACGGCCCGCAAGACCTTCGATTTCGAGAAAGAATTCGTGCAGACGCGCGACGCGGCAGGCGCCGCCTTGCGCGCCGCACCTCGCGATGCCGCGCCCGCCGGTGCGGCATCGGCTTCCCGCCCGCCGGCCGGCGGCGGTTCCGAGGATTCCACCCGGTAACATCATGGATCTCACTCAAGTTTCCCCCACCCGTGAGGCGTCGGCCCAGGCCCCGATTCCGGCGCCACTGTTCGACGACCGTCCGTTCCTGCTGCGCCTGTCGCCGCTCGACTGGCTGTTCGCGTTGGCGCTGGTGCTCGGCGCAGGCTATGCGTTCGTGCACTACAACGCGCACATGGACTACTACGACAAGGCCGTGCTGATCGGCGCCGTCCCGGCGCTCGTCACGCTCGGCTGGCGCTGGAAGCCGGCCCGGCTGCTGATGGCGTCGATCGCGGTGCTCGCGCTGCTGTCGATCCAGATCTACCAGGGCGACCTGGCGCGCGCGGATGCGGCGTTCTTCCTCAAGTACTTCCTGTCGAGCCAGTCGGCGATCCTGTGGATGAGCGCGCTGTTCGTGCTCGCGACGGTGTTCTACTGGATCGGCACGCTCGCGCGCTCGGCGTCGGCCGCCGCGATCGGCCAGAAGCTCACCTGGGTCGCGGTGCTGATGGGCTTCACCGGGATGATGGTGCGCTGGTACGAGTCGTACCTGATCGGCGCCGACGTCGGCCATATCCCGGTGTCGAACCTGTATGAAGTGTTCGTGCTGTTCAGCCTGATCACCGCGCTGCTCTACCTGTACTACGAAGGCCACTACGGCACGCGCGCGCTGGGCGCATTCGTGCTGCTGGTCATCAGCGCGGCGGTCGGCTTCCTGATGTGGTACTCGATCGCGCGCGACGCGCAGCAGATCCAGCCGCTCGTGCCCGCGCTGCAGAGCTGGTGGATGAAGATCCACGTGCCGGCGAACTTCATCGGCTACGGCAGCTTCGCGCTGTCGGCGATGGTGTCGGTCGCGTACCTGATGAAGGAGCGTGGCGTGCTCGCCGACCGCCTGCCGGCGCTCGAGGTGCTCGACGACGTGATGTACAAGTCGATCGCGGTCGGCTTCGCGTTCTTCACGATCGCGACGATCCTCGGTGCGCTGTGGGCAGCCGAGGCGTGGGGCGGCTACTGGAGCTGGGACCCGAAGGAGACCTGGGCGCTGATCGTGTGGCTGAACTACGCGGCGTGGCTGCACATGCGCCTGATGAAGGGCCTGCGCGGCACGGCCGCCGCATGGTGGGCGCTGACGGGCCTGCTCGTCACGACGTTCGCGTTCCTTGGCGTCAACATGTTCCTGTCCGGGCTGCACAGCTACGGCAAGCTGTAAGATTCCCGACGCTCGTCCGACCAAAGACCGCCGGCGCACTGCGTGCCCGGCGGTTTTCTTTTGTAACGGGCGGGCGATCCGGGCGCCGAACCGCGCATGATGGGCCGGGTCGAACGCGCATGGCGTGCACGATGCGCACGCAGGAGGAGCAGCACGATGTGGATCAAACGGCCTTTCCGGAACGCGTTGAGCGGTGACGACATTCCGCGCAGCGAGATTACGCCGCGCGCGGTATTCGACAACCGCCGGCGCCTGCTGCAGGCAGCCGGCCTCGCGGCGGCAGGCACCATGCTGGGCGGCGGCGGCGCGGCGTTTGCCGCGTACGCGTCGCCCGACGCGCGTGCGGCGAAACTGGCGGCGAAAGCCAATCCGAAATTCGCCGTGGCCGACAAGGCGACGCCGTTCAAGGACGTCACGTCCTACAACAACTTCTACGAATTCGGCACCGACAAGGGCGATCCGGCCCGCAACGCCGGCACGCTGCGCCCTCGTCCGTGGCGCGTCAGCGTCGAGGGTGAGGTGCAGCATCCGAAGGTGTTCGATCTCGACGAGCTGCTGAAGCTCGCGCCGCTCGAGGAGCGCGTCTACCGGCTGCGCTGCGTCGAAGGCTGGTCGATGGTGATCCCGTGGATCGGCGTGCCGCTTGCGGAGCTGATCAAGCGCGTGCAGCCGACCGGAAACGCGAAATACGTGCAGTTCGTCACGCTCGCCGACCCGTCGCAGATGCCGGGCCTGTCGACGCCGATCCTCGAGTGGCCGTATTCGGAAGGCCTGCGGATGGACGAGGCGATGAATCCGCTGACGCTGCTGACGATGGGCGTCTACGGGCAGGTGCTGCCGAACCAGAACGGCGCGCCGGTGCGGGTCGTCGTGCCGTGGAAGTACGGCTTCAAGAGCGCGAAGTCGCTGGTGAAGATCCGCTTCGTCGACAAGCAGCCGCCGACCAGCTGGAACACCTACGCGCCGAACGAGTACGGCTTCTATTCGAACGTGAATCCGAACGTCGACCATCCGCGCTGGAGCCAGGCAACCGAGCGGCGCATCGGCGACGACGGCTTCTTCACGCCGAAGCGCAAGACGCTGATGTTCAACGGCTATGGCGAGTTCGTCGCGTCGATGTATCAGGGCATGGACCTGAAGAAGTTCTTCTGACGCGCACCGATGAGAAACGACATGCCCGCTTCGACGCTCGCGCCGGCGCGCGCCGCCGCGCCCCGGCCGGACAAGGCCCGGGGCGCCTCGCCGCGCTGGCTCGCTCCCGCCAAGGTGCTGGCCTTCGCGGCCGGCCTGTATCCGTTCGCACGGCTCGTGCTGTTCGGCCTGACCGACCGGCTCGGCGCGAATCCGGTCGAATTCGTCACGCGCTCGACCGGCCTGTGGACGCTCGTGATGCTGTGCATCACGCTCGGCGTCACCCCGCTGCGGCGGATGACCGGCGTTCCCGCGCTGCTGCGTTTTCGCCGCATGCTTGGCCTGTTCGCGTTCTTCTACGCGACGCTGCACTTCACGACCTATGT encodes:
- the ccsB gene encoding c-type cytochrome biogenesis protein CcsB, translated to MDLTQVSPTREASAQAPIPAPLFDDRPFLLRLSPLDWLFALALVLGAGYAFVHYNAHMDYYDKAVLIGAVPALVTLGWRWKPARLLMASIAVLALLSIQIYQGDLARADAAFFLKYFLSSQSAILWMSALFVLATVFYWIGTLARSASAAAIGQKLTWVAVLMGFTGMMVRWYESYLIGADVGHIPVSNLYEVFVLFSLITALLYLYYEGHYGTRALGAFVLLVISAAVGFLMWYSIARDAQQIQPLVPALQSWWMKIHVPANFIGYGSFALSAMVSVAYLMKERGVLADRLPALEVLDDVMYKSIAVGFAFFTIATILGALWAAEAWGGYWSWDPKETWALIVWLNYAAWLHMRLMKGLRGTAAAWWALTGLLVTTFAFLGVNMFLSGLHSYGKL
- the msrQ gene encoding protein-methionine-sulfoxide reductase heme-binding subunit MsrQ — its product is MPASTLAPARAAAPRPDKARGASPRWLAPAKVLAFAAGLYPFARLVLFGLTDRLGANPVEFVTRSTGLWTLVMLCITLGVTPLRRMTGVPALLRFRRMLGLFAFFYATLHFTTYVWFDKWFDLAEILKDIGKRPFITVGFAAFVLLIPLAATSPRAMVRRLGRHWATLHRAIYAIVPFGVLHFWWMKAGKHDLAQPKLYAAIVVALLGWRLAAWGWRRVRG
- a CDS encoding cytochrome c biogenesis protein ResB yields the protein MSVTTSGLQSKSGQGATKRAVELLSSMRFAIALLVVLSIASIVGTVLTQDDPYPNYVNQFGPFWADIFRSLGLYNVYSAWWFMLILIFLVVSISLCVIRNAPKMLKDAKSWKDKVREGSLRAFHHKAEYAATGTRAQVSATLAAFVTKAGYKHVVRESDGATLVSAKRGAMTKWGYISAHVAIVVICVGGLLDSNLPIKFQMWMFGKSPVNTSATISEISPDHRLSASNPTFRGYAWVPEGQFVSTAILNQPNGSLIQDLPFSIQLNKFIVDYYTTGMPKLFASDIVVIDRATGQKIPARVEVNKPFTYKGVSIYQSSFQDGGSQMQMTAYPMTGAAAKTFPVQGTIGSSAPLQMPGADGETIEFSDFRAINVENMADANGKPDVRGVAKTTTLKEAFDERLGSGAKSSKPMQLHNIGPSVQYKVRGKDGQAREFNNYMLPVDMGGERVFLAGVRASPNDPFRYMRIPADGQDSIGEWMRLRAALEDPAVRTEAAARFAQRSLPDSEAALRGRLQDSASKVLTLFAASDDSAGRGIDGQPLGGFQAVATFIDRSVPKAEQEKAAGLLLRMLEGAMWEVWQIARERAGERPAQQGAESIRFVQNAINALSDSFLYGAPVYLQLDSFKQVQASVFQLTRAPGKNLVYLGSLLLVAGIFSMFYVRERRLWFWLKDAGSGVDVVMAMSTARKTFDFEKEFVQTRDAAGAALRAAPRDAAPAGAASASRPPAGGGSEDSTR
- the msrP gene encoding protein-methionine-sulfoxide reductase catalytic subunit MsrP gives rise to the protein MWIKRPFRNALSGDDIPRSEITPRAVFDNRRRLLQAAGLAAAGTMLGGGGAAFAAYASPDARAAKLAAKANPKFAVADKATPFKDVTSYNNFYEFGTDKGDPARNAGTLRPRPWRVSVEGEVQHPKVFDLDELLKLAPLEERVYRLRCVEGWSMVIPWIGVPLAELIKRVQPTGNAKYVQFVTLADPSQMPGLSTPILEWPYSEGLRMDEAMNPLTLLTMGVYGQVLPNQNGAPVRVVVPWKYGFKSAKSLVKIRFVDKQPPTSWNTYAPNEYGFYSNVNPNVDHPRWSQATERRIGDDGFFTPKRKTLMFNGYGEFVASMYQGMDLKKFF